AGGTAAACGAGGCTTATGAAGAATCCAATTAGCTGGCTTCTTCCTCTGTTCAACAAAAAAAAAAGAGACTGGAGATTAACATTAACATCGTTTAGAAGTAATCAGTAAACAGTCATAAACAAACCTGAATGTACTCTTGCCTAGCATCACCTTCTCCATGAATAACCATAACCTGAGGAATGTTCACCAGTTTCGGGCAAGCTACCAATACAGTGATCCAAGTTAATAAGTTAACATCGTCTAAACAAAACAATTAAAACTACGAGAAAAAAACTCACCTGACAACAACCAGTCTAGATCCACCATATAATTCGATAAAATTGCAGCAACAACGTCTCCCTGTCATTAACAAGTCTCTTCTCTTTAGTCAAAACCATCTGAACAAAAAAACAATTAAACTACTGTTAAGACTAACCTCAACGACATCATTAATCGAAACACAAGAAGTGTTAGCCCAATCAGGCAAACCATCAACACTCAAAAGCCGAAACGTTGAATGCAGCTTCTCACTAGCTGGACAAAAACGTCGAATCGCCTCCACGTCATCACTACCATCTCCTTCCTATAACAAGTTCATCAGATCAAAACAAAGCCTACAACAAATAAAGATCCATTCTTTAGTTAAGTAAGCAACCTTTCGAGCTTTCTTAGCAGCTCTTTCATGACTTCCTCTCTCACTCTCTCGTGGCAACAACACTAGCTTGAAGAAATGATGACCAGGGATCAATTCGATAAGATCATCGTTAACTAACGAAACCTCTCCACGTGGATTTACTTTCTTCCTCTCTCCGGAAGATCTAACAACCACAGGGTTCGTTCCTTCCTACCCAATAGAGAAAAGATACAAACTTTGATTACGAAGAAGCGAATTGGCTATAAAAAAGGTTAGGGTTTGTGATTTTATTATATACCACGGATAAGGAGGCTGAGCCGGAGGTGGAAGTTGTGATGGTGATGTGCTTGCGGCTGAGACGCTTATCGGTGGTTGAAACGTTGAGGCGTCCGATGGTGTTCTGGCCTTCGGATAAGGTTATCCTCGGGGATGAATTGTCTTCCTTTAGGTCTGGTTTGAGCGGAATCAGATACGCTACCTGTATAACAGATGCAGAATCAAGAGAAAGAGATGTTTCAGTTTTGGGCAATTGGAAGAGACTAGAGAGAGTGGGGATTAGGGCTTTGATTCGAGTACCTGAGAGAGAGTCATTGTAGAAGGCTTCGACGAGTGTCTGAGTTTGGTTTTTGCAGTGAATCGTAACGAGGAAGAAGAAGCAAAACGCAGCGTTTTGGGGAACCCAATAAAACCTCCCTCTATCTTTGCTAAGTTGGCCCCAAATTCATGACAAAGCGATTAAAAGAAGAAAGTTATGATCTAACGTAACGGTAAGTAACGATTTTCTACGCCGGCGGCAACAATCTCACCACCAACGCATCAGCAATAATACCTATGAGTAACTTAAGAGTATAGCTATCATAAAAGTCTGGGTGGTGTAGTCGGTTATCACGCTAGTCTCACACACTAGAGGTCCCCGGTTCGAACCCGGGCTCAGACATTTTTTTTACATCATGTAAAAGCCGTTTACATGTGTCATCAACAGATTGATTAGGGGAGAGCCAGCGCGGGAAGAAGGTCATCAACTTCTTTTTTTACTGGGCTTTGGATATTATGGGCCTACTTGGACATTCCATGCCCGTTTTGTTAACCCGTAATATATAACTGCATTAACAACTATTTCAGCTTTACGTGTGACAAGGGGAAGAAGAGACGGCCCAGGTTTACAAACATCAACGAGACCAGATCGAACTTACCATCACCATTTGATAATATCACCAGCTTTATCAGCCAATTCCATGAACACGTTCTGGTATGTAATATGTGTGAACATAATTGATAAAGGCATAACAGAGAAATAAATGTAAAAAACAAAAGTAAAGCATAAAGTTTCACGAGCTCATATATACATTCACGGTTTTATATACACATGACACTATGACAAGAAAACAAAACCAACAAAAGGAGTTAAAAGAAAGAAAAAACAGAGAAATCATAAGAAAACGATGCACAATCAAAAACTAACTCAAGTAACGATTTAATAATAAATATTATAAGCTCAGTTACATCATTAGATCCATACAGAGAACTACTGAAGTTGAACCTCTTTGATCGGTTTTGATCTCTGTGAGTCATCATAACTGAACAGCGTTAACGGATCTCACTTTTCCACTAAGAGGCGAACAAGGAAGATTCGGCCTCGAGATCAGGACAAAACTGAGACGACGCGGATGTTGAACAAATCTTCCATTCGCGGCTTTGTCTTCCACGAGAACACAGAGATCCTCCTCCCTGATCTTCAAAACCTGGCTATGTACTCGCTCCTTACCGGTCTTCCTCGTGACCGGAGCAGCTCCCCAACGTCCGACGGATCTTGGAGACTCCGTCTCAGCTTCCGATGATCCACTGCTCTCTGTCTCGACCTCCTCCGCCATCTTCCTAGCTACCGCCTCCATCTCTGGCCAAGTATCAGCTTCTCCTCTCATCGTTTATAAAAACTATAAGAAATTCGAAATTTATTGTCAACTGTGAAAGACATGTGAAGCGGAGCCTGCTTCTTCATTTATATACTGAGCTAGTGTTGACGTGTCTGTATTGATGAGAGAAATTTAAACCATACATGTTTTGACACGTGGATAGTTATATGAGGCGGTCGGTTAGAGAAAATGGTGGGGACCGGACCGGATCTCTCTGTGTGTCGTTTGACCGATGAAGTGAGACGTGTGGAAGTAGAAGAAGAAGAGGAAATCGGATCTGAAAGCGACCAATCTGGCGCCGTTTTATTCGGCAGCTTCCATAAACTAGTTCGTTAACTTCCAAAGACTGTCGCCACGTCATTCCTACAAAGTCTCCCTTTAGATAATTAGATCATGTCTTTTTTTTGTAACACACTCCTTTAGATTATGTTTATCAACAATATTTTATAAGCATCGTGTTATTTTGTACAGATGTAGGCTACTCCTGGTATTTATTTATTGTCAGTATTGATATTAGCAGCAATATATATATATCGTCAGCATTCAATAGAATACACTAATCAGTGAAGTAAAATACCAATATACTAATCAACAAAGTTCAAAAATCATACTAACAGTGAATACTATTTTGACCATCTAAGTATCCCCTGTAATATTGGTAGAGTTGTAATGGTCGAATGATTTGATCATAGAAAGGTAAGGGTCATATCCATCGGCAGCAGATTTTGTCAAATGTTATTAAATTCTAAAAGACGATTCTCAAAGTGTTGAACGTGTAAAACTGGGATTGATTTTGGTTGCCGTCTGGCTCTAGACTCTAGTCGAGGGTCACTGATACTTCCCTTTCATCTACGTGTCCCTAGCAGTAATCAAACAAATCAGTTGTATTAATTGTTTACTATGGTGAGATGGTTTCCACGTGGTTTAGAATATAACACGAGTGTGAAGAAAATATCGAGTGTTAGTAAACAATTGGCACTGTCCATTTCAAATGTAATCACTAGCTGCGATATCTCTAATTAAAAAAAAAAAAAAAATCATACAATCAGATTCAAATAAACGCAAAACGCTTGGTAGCAAAACGCAAGC
The DNA window shown above is from Brassica oleracea var. oleracea cultivar TO1000 chromosome C3, BOL, whole genome shotgun sequence and carries:
- the LOC106333247 gene encoding uncharacterized protein LOC106333247, translating into MRGEADTWPEMEAVARKMAEEVETESSGSSEAETESPRSVGRWGAAPVTRKTGKERVHSQVLKIREEDLCVLVEDKAANGRFVQHPRRLSFVLISRPNLPCSPLSGKVRSVNAVQL